The sequence AATTATAACTCGGCATTAACTATCATTCATTCTTTTGCTTGTAACTGATAccttcattaccgacttaatgaccatcaTTTCTATCTTAATGACCAAACGGTCATAACATCAATTCTATTCATCAATTCTATGCCTATAAAAGGAACCTTCTATATCTAATCTCGGAGGGCAACATGATAAGTTCTATATCacgtcttacattctatattcatagaattattacacACAACACATGATAACTTATATTTCatttcttacattctatattcatagaattattatatacctcttaaacacttactgacttaagcgtcggagtgtcttttgcaaGTACCCACCCCCTTGTTCTCTTATTGCCGACGTATACCTCATCTTGACGGAGAGCTTACAAGTATTCACCGGCGGACGAGTTATACACCGGACAATGTCAGtgtcagcaacaacaacaacaataataataataataataataataataataataataataataataataataataataataataataataataataataataataataataataataataataataataataataataataataataataataataataataataataataataataataataataataataataataataataataataataataataataataataataataataataataataataataataataataataataataataataataataataataataataataataataataataataataataataatttattttgtatATAAATTTATGAATTTTCTTCTAACGAAATAagtttgagaaaataaataaatttaaattaacaaaataaaattaagaaaataggTTGTTATTATATgaacaaaatcaattttaaatttgactAATATTATTTAAAGATTACTTATTTATAaagttattaaatttatttattatatacatTTTACATGTTAAATAACTTAGcatattttattgtttaaaatttgttttcaattttaatgttaaatttgtaattttaagaattaaaatataaaattaagtatgttacatATCTAATTAATTCGTTTAAAAGAAAACTAACAACAAAAATAGAAGAATTAGTATTGATTATTTTCCACACAATACATTTGTTGTGTCAAAATTGTTTTTTACatgatatatattttaaatattttaaataatctCATGTATATAATCATATGTATGGTAAGGTAGGTTATGTTAATTAATCTATAGTGGATGATCCCgaactatatatatatgtatatatgtcatATTTTATTACTGACgaaattcaaaccaaatagaaaataaaaccaaatatttaagtttacttttataattggtcttgcaaatgaaaattaaatttaatgaaaaaatgcatataaaaaatattgatataacttttaacaatttttttttatttaaacgtGTTATTTACTATATTTAAAATATTGTATTTGGAATAatagaattttattttatattgaatagcttcaaattttaatttctttttgaataaattaataacaaCGTAATGCAGTGAATAACTGTTTACAtataatttcattttaatttttgattctgTTACCCACTTATGTGAACGTTGTGGATCTTTTGAAATAACAGATAATAGACTTGTTGTAACTGCCATGTATTCTATGCTTTGACCGCGTCATGCGCTTCGTGTAACTATTAGGTGCTCTTAGTGGGCAGCATCATAACTTTGCATACATAAGAATCTCTGAACCGTGAAAAATATTTTCATTCCCGCTTAAGAATGGAAATTGACAATAATACCTCCAAGTGTGTTGATAAAAGTATCAATGAAAACCAATCTGGTCAAGTTGAAATCCTCCACTCCAACAGTGTTGTTGATGGTATAGTTGCCTCTTTGAAGGTGCGATGTGTAAACAccgctaaaatcggtaaattattagctaataaattaaatctttattaggaaagctaaaaatgcaaaactaatatcaaaataggatagagctcgtcgaaacgagaattttgataccaattttaaagaatttggcccgagattggaccaaacgggccgaaccggttgaaccggatccaaaatgggcccaaggcccaacccaactcagcaTAAAACACTTAAAAGAACCCCTCTCTCCTCTCTTAATCATCAAAAACGCTGAATGCAGCCATGGGAggggagaagaagaagcaaaCCCTAACCTCATCTTCAAACCttgataacttttgatctggagcaccgattgacgagccatttgcggccacgcgtcgggCTCGTCGAGCTCTTCAATTCTATTTAAACAAAACAGTAAGTGAATTGCTTTTTTCTAGCTCCATTTCTGCTGGTATATGATTTTCGGGTTTAAGGTTTGAGAAACTcaattccttgatgattttcatgttttAGGGGTCCACTAGACTTGATTTCTTGTGGGTATTGCCCAAGGATCAGTGGATAAAGGTAAGAGATCTCAAACCCTAATAAAATTTCTGAATTTAGGaatttgggtattgagttgttaTGTTTGGATGTGTTAATTGTggtttaggtagtgtgtatgtgaatgttgatgcttgttggaggcTTGTTGGTGATCAAGCTTGGTTTGGGGCTGTTTGattgagcttggaggggctgtaattttgagttgtgaggctgccttgggtgaactaagtgatcggccaaggtatggtttaagtttcgtacgtttaatatttacggtggtgtgaaaacttaggttagaggaaccataggataagttgaactgTTAATTGCATTTAATGAGTAGTTTGTAATGTTGTTGGAGTAAATTGTTGATGAACATAGATTAGAATTATGAGGTATTGAGGTTATTAATTTCATGCTTTTGGACTTGCTTATAATGGGTTGTATTGACGTTGATATTGATGAATTATGGTTGGTGATTGTTAATAAATGGTTGTTATGTCAAGTTGATGGATTAACATGTATGAAGAGTTGAATTATGTTAATGGCATTTAATTGATATATGTTGATGGAAGGTTGATAAATATATGATGAGAATTGGTATAGGTGAAGAATTGATGTGAACAAAGGAAAGGTTATTGATGTATGAGGTAAAAGTGGATAATTTTTTATGTTCTAGGTTGGTTGAGTTGATTAAAGCTTATATTAGTAATGGttgttgatgaattgagttgataTGGTTTTACAATGCAAGTTTTAAATGGTAAGAAACTTAAGTTGGATAAAAAGAGGTTTTGTTGAAAGTGGTTAAAACcaaattttgatgaactttggatGTCCATAATATTCTCCTCAAATTTTAGATTGGATTGTGGTTTGTTGCAAATAAAAGATAGTTTCAAGAGCTTTTGATTGATACCAACTTTGTGGAAAATGGAATTTTGTGGAGAAAGTTATGGACATTGCAAGTTTAGTGTTTAAATCTGAGTTCAGGGTGACCAAACCGGTTTTGACTGTTTTTAAACCAATTTTTCACTactaaacctccattttcttcccTTTAAGGCTTAAAGTATGGTTCTAGGTCCAGTAGATAAAAGAAGCTAGGAAAACAAGATAACTTGAAGGTGAAGAAAGTTGTAAATAGTGGCTttatgaagaaaataaggatgttAATGAAGTTTAATGTTAAGGTTTGATACTTGATGATGTATTGATGATAATTGCCatggcttatgaataatgatatctgagataagagtttccctgggtaagaaCCGTGGCTCGCCACCAAGTGTTCCaagttgaatctcgatactctgttgaccctacgtcgtaagggtgaccgggcacgtataaattcccgggtatggatagcccccattgagtgattatatgatgattaaatgtgaactctatgcatagactcttgaggATGcacgacgggggacagtctaaggttttcggacttgtcgggttggctggataaccgacagatgggccccatcagccatagaacaggcatgcatcatatgcatttgtttgtattgattgctatgcatttcctgggtatgcctaattgatatatattACCTACTAtttgttatacttgctatttgtactatttgatcattacttgtgcgtgaacttgtttggttgcttgtttctgtTGCATTTTGAATGATGAAAGGATGGAGGAAATGGAGGAAATGGTTTGGTGTTAGGTTAAGTTTGAACTTGAGTAAGTTAGGCagatttagaatacctacccatgtttatggcttctgtttagtacttaagttggataattgaataacggagttctaggattgcttatggcattctcaggaccgTATTTCTTATGCGCGTgacacttttaccatgctgagaacctccggttctcattccatattgtattgttgtttttcagatgcaggtcgagaggctcctcgctagatatgctttatatatatatcctccggccagccttagcttcgcaggctgagtcaggggcTAGTTATGCTGTTACCTTAGCTTTCCTTTATTCTTCTGCTTATCTTTATCATgttcctattaggtttcttagcacgcaagtaatcctattccttgagcgttgcgctttttattttgcgatttttgtttacccgttttgtttcaaggctcctagtatattatttcTTTCAGTATTATATGTATATCTTTACTGTTTAGAGGTCTGTAataccacactacctctgttctacgacttaagcgtaaaacactgtgtagtagggtgttacacgaTGTGTTTCAATCTAAGTGTATCTGTTATGCACGATTGCAACTAAATTTTCTTTAATATTAATATTCTGTTTTACAGGATTTGCACATTAAAATAACCGACCTGGAGAGATTGTACAACAGTATGAAGGGAGAGATGGCCATTCTTCAAGTTGCAGTATTGGACCTTGGAGACTGCCCAACAGCTCCTGATCAAATGCCACAACGACATGTTCCAGCTGACGGGTCAAAGGGAAGGAAGTACCTGAGAAAGACTATGCAAACATAGAAGAAGATACTGATGTCATTCTTGGTGGAATCGAGCCTGAGAATACTAGTACTCCGCTGAATGGAAAATCTCAAAAGATAACTATTATCAACCTGGACGAAGAAATGATAGAACAATCAGGAAATGTGAATTATACTCGCACCTATCTTCGTGAAAAGGTATATCCTTATATTAGGTATTTGTTTTCATTTGCAGCATTCGTAtactttagttattatttttttagttatttttttatataattcgtGTAGGCAAAAAAAGCATCCAAAGCTGCTTTGAACTCGTCACCCAAATGTCACAACTCAAGTGAAAATGTCTGTTCTGGGCGAAAGAGGGGCAGACCAAAAGGATCTAATGGACCTAGAATATTATCAGCTGAAGTTGGTTGTGTACTCTCAGTTGAATTGAAGTCTAAATTTCGTCCAACTAAGGAAATGCAGTTGACACTACAAGAATGTCAAATGTCACTTTATGTATTTGGCCACGACCTATACGAAGGGTAAAAACATTCAGTTAGttacttaacaaaaataaaacataGATATAAATAAGTTAATTATTGATGTCGAATATttatttctttgtcttttgtATTTGTAAGTTTTTATACAACTACAACTTTGTTGTATCTACACAGGGAAACTctgttcaaaaataaaaatactgagaTGAGTCGAGCAGATTTTCAGTGTCTCATTCTTGGCAATGAAGTACACTCTAATGTAAGTAAATACGGTAACTTTTATTAGATTCGTGAAAAATATGCTTTAGTTATTTACATGTTTATTTTCATGTAGATTTTAATGTTGGCTGCCCTTAAAACAACAATGACACAATGTATTGATGATGCCTTTGAAGATATGTCCAACAAAATAACAACTTGGTCTCTACCACCATAATTTGGGGTAAGAAATTTCAGTAACTGACCCTCAGAAAATATATAGTCCCACTGAAACTAACGATTTATAATCTCAAAAATTAGGTTGATGCCCTTAACCTAGATATGCTACGTCAAGAGGTGTATGAAAAGTACAAAAATATCTAGATGCCGAAGTCTTCTACgttaaaatatgtattttattcTCACTCACTCtctatttggatttttttttactcTAATTGTCCATGAATATATCTACACAGATATATGTTCCACTCATTGACGACATTTTTCACTGGTTCTTGATGGTAATATCTATTGACGAGGGAAAGGTGTACAAACTTGATTC is a genomic window of Arachis ipaensis cultivar K30076 chromosome B06, Araip1.1, whole genome shotgun sequence containing:
- the LOC107647547 gene encoding uncharacterized protein LOC107647547, which translates into the protein MIEQSGNVNYTRTYLREKAKKASKAALNSSPKCHNSSENVCSGRKRGRPKGSNGPRILSAEVGCVLSVELKSKFRPTKEMQLTLQECQMSLYVFGHDLYEGETLFKNKNTEMSRADFQCLILGNEVHSNIYVPLIDDIFHWFLMVISIDEGKVYKLDSYPNPKRDISKKFVMR